The Silurus meridionalis isolate SWU-2019-XX chromosome 6, ASM1480568v1, whole genome shotgun sequence genome contains the following window.
TATACacagtaaaatgtgtgtgttaggtggTTTACAGAGGAACTCCAACTAAACTGGTGCGCATCAGGAACCCTTGGGGAGAGGTGGAGTGGACTGGAGCATGGAGTGATAAGTAAGAAGGAGAATACTTTAAGCAGAACATAAGGCAGGGTGCTGATGATTCAGTGCTACTCATACTACTGTATTGCTTTCAGTGCTAGAGAGTGGGACAGCGTGGACTCGGCAACCAGGAGCAGGCTGCAGAATCGCAGCGAAGACGGAGAGTTCtggtaattgtgtgtgtgtgtgtgtgtgtgtgtgtgtgtgtgtatgggtattttgtattgttgtttttatgtaatgTATGAAAGTTAGCTCTAATACTAATCTCAGTGAATCAGTAATGATTTTGTCGttatttaactatttaatgcaccttttttactctctctattttctctcttttttttttttttaactgacacTTTATTACCTGTCATTGtatctgtgtatatttatgtatctgtctctctatctgtctgcctgtccatctgtctgtccataacttcccctctttttttctccctcttttctctctctatttcctaCATTCTGTGTTATCTACCTATCTCTCTGGTTCTTTAGGATGTCGTTTCAAGAGTTTCTGCGTGAGTTCAGCAGATTGGAGATATGTAACCTGACAGCGGATGCTCTGGAGGTCAATCAGGTGAAGAAGTGGAGCACGTCACACTATCAGGGCGAGTGGAGAAGAGGAAGCACAGCTGGAGGCTGTAGGAACtacccaggtgtgtgtgtgtgtgtgtgtgtgtgtgtgtgtgtgtgtgagagagagagagagcacgcgCAGCACAATTAGATATGGTCACCACTGTAAAGTTTTTAGTCCAAGATTTAATCCTTCTCCTTATTTACAATCCACAATCCTCAGCTACGTATTGGCTCAACCCTCAATTCAAGATCAACCTGAAGCACCCGGATACAGCAGGACAAGACAAGTGCACCTTCCTAGTGGCTCTGATGCAGAAAGACCGCAGGAAACAGCGCAAAGAGGGTAAAGACATGGAGACTATTGGCTTCGCGATATATGAGGTACACACTGCTTAATGAGCTCTAAATCAAATGAAGCTGTTTAATataatttcagtttattttcttttaactaccatctgtctctctcttacagGTTCCCCAAGAGGTGAGAGCGTCTCTTATGAAGTTTTCTCATATTTGAATCGAGGTTTTCGCGTTTGTATAATCTATGaaatttgagtgtgtgtgtgtgtgtgtgtgtgtgtgtgtgtgtgtgtgagagagagagagagagagagtaaacacCAGGTTagtaaacacatttacagatGTCAACAGAACCTATAAATTCATGGACATGTCCTCTGGCAGTATGCAGGTCAGTCAGGAGTTCACCTGAAGCGAGACTTCTTCCTCACACACGGCTCCAGCGCTCGCTCCGAGCTCTTCATCAACCTGCGTGAGGTCAGCACGCGATTCGCCCTTCCTTCCGGAGAATACATCATTGTCCCGTCCACGTTCGAGCCGCAGAAAGAGGCTGACTTTGTGCTGCGTGTCTTCTCTGAGAAACCCGCCGAATCAGAGTGAgtgatgaggaagaagaaaggAACGACACAAGTTTCAATTATTAATTACTTAGAACAATATCagcttttgtattttattgaattgtACTATATTATACTTTTTCTTTCCTGCTGTAAAGTACGCATTTACTACTAATCAGACAATAACAGGAACTTGACAGttattttgatttgtgtgtAGAGAATTTATAAGGTTAGAGGAGTAAAACGGAACTCCTATCTAGTGAAAATCTATTAGAcaaatttttctaaaatattataCCCATTAATTGATTAACCGTGACAGTTGTCTGTGTACATGTGTAGAGTGGTTGAGAAACTACATAACTGAAGCAAATTTATTTCCTCCTGCTTTAGGGAGCTGGATGATGAAATCAAAGCTAATCTTCCCAAAGTGGTGAGTTGAAGAGCTCAAGTGAAGCGGGAACATGGAGGTGGTCAAACGTCAAACTTACTTAActcatgtttaaaatatttcctAGTCTTTGTTTCTAAACTAATTTTAGTATTTCACTAAGTAATCTGTACAGTTTTGTTTCCTCAAATTAGTTCTCAAAAATATGTTCCTTTCTGTattgatagatagacagacataaaacatagaaaaagcagaagaaagaaGGGGGTTGAAAGAAGAGAAACCGAATAGGGACAtaaaaggaaggaagagagaaagtAGATTGATAACaagaacattatatatatatatatatatatgtgtgtgtgtgtgtgtgtgtgtgtgtgtgtgtgtgtgtgtgtgtgtgtgtgtgtgtgacactaTAAACACCAGCAGACTAAAACACCAGCAGACCTGAGCTGAATTTAAATTACAGTGAAAACATTATTAAAGTGAACACAGCAAGCAGTGTGAATGACATTATGGTGGCAGTGCGTATGTTCATAGTAGATGCTGGTCAAGTTCTCTAAATTTGTTGTTCTTTTGCCAGAATTATTTGGATGAGAGTCAAATCGATGCCGGGTTCAAGAGTCTCTTCAGACAGCTGGCAGGAGCGGTAAGAATAAACAGAATGtgcactttttaaatgttttttcagcTCTTTATTCTTAATTTATGGATTCTCTCAGTATAGATTTTACGACATCTTTTAGTACACAATCAGCTACATAGAAATTACATTATCTCTTTAATATCTTCATTGAAATATTGCCTGTTTATTAGAGGCTGTCCAGCGCTTTCTGTTTCTGAATGTTTCATCAATAGTAGTTAGAGTTGAGAAATTATTCTCAAGTGAAAGGAtcgtgcatgtaggacgttttggaaaaaaagtgaaagaggcCAGATTGAGATGGATTAGACacgtgcagagaagggacatagggtatatctaGGTAggagtaggagaatgctgaggatggagctgccaggacagagaaaaagaggaaggcaaaggaggaagttcatggatgtggtgagggaagacatgcaggtagttgggttgaaagaggcagatgtagaggacaggggggtatggagacggatgatccgctctGGCAACCCCTGATAGAAGCAgccgaaaaagaagaagaagaagaagaagactcaaGTAAAAGGATGGATATTTGTCCAAAAACTGTATGTTGGCTTCCTTTAAATGTACTCAAATATTAGAAGTAAGAAATACATATTTAGCATTAGCTcaaatttagaaagaaagaagtacAGAAAGACCTGTAATTAGCAAAGGAAATATGTCTTtcggttaaaaaaaacatttactactgcaaaaatccaaataaatatttgaaatgaaaaaagtcGTTGTATctatgtattaattttttttttaagttaacatttttttacaaattctgtattcatttttataaaattaagttCATATCTTTGCATCTGACattgaatgtgtgttttaaaggaCATGGAAATCAGCGTCACAGAGCTCCAGACCATTTTGAACAGAATCATGAAGAAGCGTGAGTCTCAAACCTGATCAGTGAACAGTACAGTGTAAAACATTTTGTCAAATCACATGAACAAACTGGTAGATATCTAGTAAAGATAAAGGTATTGTGTGCATAAATCTAAACCCCGTTTCTTTCTCATAGATAAGGATCTGAAGACAGACGGCTTTTCTCAGGAGGCGTGTCGCAGTATGGTCAACCTCATGGATGTATCCTCACCTCAAGACTTCTCACAcagatattatttttttttaatttagtttatgtttttattattattatgagtagtagtagtggtagtggtgggtAGTAATCGTATGAGAAGTAGGTGgcagtagtagtggtagtgtgGGTGTTTATATTCATACTactagtagtggtagtagtaatgaTAGCAGcagtggtagtagtaatggtagtaaTGGTCATAGAAGTGGTAGTAGGAAtaattgtagtagtagtagtggtagtgggaATGTTAGTAATGGTAGTAGTGTATGTTTGTTCGAGTCTGTCCTTTTATTAGACTCTGCACGAACCTcgctttctctcttcttttcccCCGACGTGTTATTTTCTGTAACAGACATGTTCAGACAGATGGCAGCGGTAAGCTGGGGATCACAGAGTTCCATGTGCTGTGGgaaaaaatcaaacattatctggtgagtttgctcaagatgggttttttttagacAGCTCAGTTAAATAATAGTGCATTTATCAAAAATTTACTGACACAAATGTTCATGACCAACACTTTATTTCATgtcaaaaacatttgtattgtgaatgaaatagaggaaatattaaataatattgatGAAAATGATTTTTGCTCAGGATGTGTTCAGGAAGTTTGATGTAGACAAGTCTGGCACAATGAGCTCATACGAGCTGCGCTTGGCTCTCGAATCAGCCGGTGAGTCCATTCTACCATCTACCTGTACTACTGTTCATCCAGGGATGAGGCTGGGAATTGTGGCTCTCTAGAGAAAATTGCAGGAATCTTGAACTATTCAACATCTAATACCTAATCTGTACCATTTTCTATTATCCCATCAGGATTCAAGCTTACCAACCATATATTCCAGCTGATTGTTCTGCGCTATACAGAGCAGGACCTGAACGTCGACTTTGACAACTTCGTTATCTGCCTAGTGCGTCTAGAGACCATGTTCAGTAAGTAATCAGAACACAATCAAatgccattttgtttttatcctTAAAGTTCTGTATTCAGTGAAATCTTGCATCAGAATATTCTTAAGTATActcattctgtttcttttttctttttctgcagaTACATTTTATGCCTTAGACACTGACAAGGATGGATCAATCTCCCTAAACTTCAACCAGGTTTGATTTTCTAATTAGATACCTGACTGTAGTGTAGCGTGTATAGGGTAAAACAGTGCATTCCTATAACAGCACcattaaagtgttttatttctcttataccacagccattatcaacatctttttttttattaatcaaggAATAACCTCATACTTTGTCTTCATGTATAGTGACAAACTCAAAATAATTACTTTCaatatagcagctataaacactcgttCCTTTTGTATTGTTCCTGTTGATAATAGGACAAAATTTAAATGTCTTGcgacttttgttttgttctaaGCTTAGCACTGGACTTGCGGAATtagctgctgttacagaaaatgaatgtgaaaatgAAACCTTACGGCATATCTGAATCAGTGAAAGAATTCAGCCGTGCTGTGCTATAATACTACTGTGCGATTATTGTATACATGGCAACTCGTTTtcctttgttctgtttttcagTGGATCACTTTGACCATGTTTGTGTGAACAGACAGACATCTGGATGCCTGTCTGCTTGCACTGAGACCCAAATCTCCCTCTGTCTGGTCCAGAAGTGCCGTTttcaagttgtttttttattattattgcttaaGGTGATGGTTTCAGTCAGTATTTTAATCctgcctctttcttttttttttttaaataatgttctgGTTTACACAGTGGTTAAAGAGTCGTATATAAAAAGCCAGTCTCTGTACTGTGTGTCATTTAATCTGAAACTATAAGCCATCAGTCATCAATCCCGGCCTTAAAAAGTGTAGTGTTTACAGCGTCTTCTCTGACCAGCCGTGTGCCAGCAATCATACTCTTCCTGCTTAATGATAGGATGACtgtttttacttcctgtttcaaaTGGGTCACTTCCTCTCAATGTCTGATTCAATTTTTGTTcagtgtgtattacagtgtgtggGAGGGATAGTAAAGGATTTCGTTGATGCGTGATGTTAAGGTTTGTGTAAATGACATTATTTAACATGAACAAACCAGGAACCTTCACATGAATACACTAGAAATAACAGTGACAAAGTAACCATCTCGTTTTCATGTTAATGAATGGCTAAATAAGTCAAACAAGCCAAATAATAACTCTTTAAATATCGGTGAGTAAAATGTTAGCACCTTAATGAACAGGTATTCAGCCCTATATATGATAAACTAGGTCCAGTATTTGCAAATGGAGAACAGTGTCGAGGACATACGATGTATCAGGACTTGTTTATTGTCGGAATCTGAATAATTATCACTCACAGCAAGTGGATTTATCGAAGATACATCAGTTGTTACTGAGGGTGTTCATGTTAACTAATGCAGTAAGTAAAGCTAGTTACTttaaggaagtgttatataaagtaataaagggacttttctgtcttttatttgAGATCTTtgttatatctgtgtgtgtgagagagtgctGGCTGGTGAAACGCAGTCTGGATATATAACAATTGATTTATATCAATTAGAATAATTTGATGTTTGTGTAGTCATAGGCCATGTACTGCAAAAACCTGCATGAACTATGATTCTTGGGAACTGGGCTGTGTGGGatttttgtgtgcattttttgaCTTTATTGTGCTGTTTTTGGCCAGGAACATGTAAAAAGTCAATAATGACAAATCAGGAATCTTTGTCATACCGGAATAAGAAGCACTTGTTGGAGAATCAGGAACATTACAGTTGAATGAACGTGCCTGTTACTGAGTGTTCAAGTGAAACACCAGGTGAAGGTGAAATGACTGCAGATGTGGATGCAGAGATAAATATGAAGAAATGTAATGGATTGATTCATATTTTATTGCCTTGACATGCCGTTAATTCTGCCCTGTTAATGCCGGTGCCTGTATTGTGTTCTCTGTGGACTggtcaaaaaacacatactgaGTTTTATGTATTCAAAAATCTGttttcaataaatacatttttaaaatacagttcTTGTGTCAGTTTATGGTGAGCATGGAAGTGCCGGAGGTCTCGATGTATGccctgctggaaaaaaaaaagatacatttgtaatgcttttaataaaaaaaataaataaaaaaaaataccaatgGTCCCTGTGGGTCTTTGCTGAAAGTTTGTTGCCTTCTTTTGGTGACATGTCTAATGGAGACCATTAAGGACCAGTTAAAATCTTGGCAGCTTGTATATTACATTTTGGTATCTAATGGACACCAGTAGGGACCATTAGGGCATTATTAAGATTCCAGATTCTAATCTGGAAAGAGAGTTTCTGGTTTGACGATAATTGTGTACTCAAACACAATAAACTGTTAGAAGTACCTGGCTAACAGCTGATGGTTCGTAATGAAAATTGCATTGGAAAATTggaaattttattttgaattttgatTATTCAACAGGTTGGATTGCTTGGATTTAACTTATTGAATGTATGGATAGATGAAACAAACAGGATAAGTAGTTTGGGTTTGATGTATAAGGATAATTGGTTAGTTTTAGTGTGATGGATGGGCTAGATGGATTTGACGGTTGAttgaaatggatggatggataaattggGTTTGATGgatagaatgaataaataaataatttagattGGGTTTGAAATATTTGGGTTTGATGGATGATTGGAATGGATGGATGCATTGGGATAAATAGATGGTTAATTTGGATTTTAAACATGGGGTAGATGCAGGACTCTTATGTTGAAATAGAACACAATACAGTTTTGTATCTCGCTTCTCTTCTCATGAGTTGGGTTATTCAT
Protein-coding sequences here:
- the capn1 gene encoding calpain-1 catalytic subunit, encoding MEPMYASGMAAKLRSQWDRDDGLGQNHKAVKLLGQDYEMLKAQCLQSRTLFEDSYFPACASSLGFKELGPHSSKTAGVRWMRPPELCSRPQFIMDGATRTDICQGALGDCWLLAAIASLTLNDNLLHRVVPHGQNFSDGYAGIFHFQFWQFGEWVDVVIDDRLPVKDGKLLFVHSAEGGEFWSALVEKAYAKLNGCYEALSGGSTSEGFEDFTGGVTEMYELNKAPSDLFNIIRRAIERGSLLGCSIDISNTRDMEAVTFKKLVKGHAYSLTAVDEVVYRGTPTKLVRIRNPWGEVEWTGAWSDNAREWDSVDSATRSRLQNRSEDGEFWMSFQEFLREFSRLEICNLTADALEVNQVKKWSTSHYQGEWRRGSTAGGCRNYPATYWLNPQFKINLKHPDTAGQDKCTFLVALMQKDRRKQRKEGKDMETIGFAIYEVPQEYAGQSGVHLKRDFFLTHGSSARSELFINLREVSTRFALPSGEYIIVPSTFEPQKEADFVLRVFSEKPAESEELDDEIKANLPKVNYLDESQIDAGFKSLFRQLAGADMEISVTELQTILNRIMKKHKDLKTDGFSQEACRSMVNLMDTDGSGKLGITEFHVLWEKIKHYLDVFRKFDVDKSGTMSSYELRLALESAGFKLTNHIFQLIVLRYTEQDLNVDFDNFVICLVRLETMFNTFYALDTDKDGSISLNFNQWITLTMFV